The genomic stretch GCCAAGAGCATGGAAACCACTCTGGACGTAGTGGAAGGAATGCAGTTTGACCGCGGCTATCTCTCACCTTACTTCGTTACAAACTCTGACAACATGGAATGTGTTCTCGAGGAACCGCTCATTCTGATCCACGACAAGAAAATCAGCGCCATGAAAGATCTGCTTCCTCTGCTTGAGAAAATCGTGCAGATGGGTAAGAGTTTTCTTATCATCGCTGAAGACCTGGAAGGTGAAGCGCTTTCGACACTGGTAGTCAACAAACTTCGTGGTACCCTGAAAGTAGCTGCTGTAAAGGCTCCCGGTTTTGGAGACCGCAGAAAAGCAATGCTTGAGGATATCGCTGTTCTGACAGGCGGTATCGTTATCTCTGAAGAAGCCGGTTTCAAACTGGAGAACACTACTCTCGACTCACTCGGTAAAGCCAAACGGGTAGTAATAGACAAAGAGAATACCACTATCATCGAAGGCAGCGGCAAAGCTGAGGATATCAAAGGCAGAATCAATCAGATCCGCAGACAGATCGAAGAGACCACATCAGACTACGACCGTGAAAAGCTCCAGGAACGTCTGGCAAAGCTTGCCGGTGGTGTCGCTGTCCTGAAAATCGGTGCCGCTACTGAAACCGAGATGAAAGAGAAGAAAGCCAGAGTTGAAGATGCTCTCCATGCAACCAGAGCTGCTGTAGAAGAAGGTGTTGTTCCTGGTGGTGGTGTAGCGCTTATCAGAGCTGCTGCTGCACTGGAAAAGGAAAAGTTTGATCAGGACGAACATATCGGTTTGGAAATTATCCGTCGTGCCTGTGAGGAACCTTTACGTCTGATAGCAACTAACGCAGGAAAGGAAGCATCGGTGATCGCAAATGAGGTCAAGAAAAACAAGGATGCTTACGGTTATAATGCCTATAGCGACAAGTTTGAAGACCTGATAAA from Fibrobacter sp. encodes the following:
- the groL gene encoding chaperonin GroEL (60 kDa chaperone family; promotes refolding of misfolded polypeptides especially under stressful conditions; forms two stacked rings of heptamers to form a barrel-shaped 14mer; ends can be capped by GroES; misfolded proteins enter the barrel where they are refolded when GroES binds) translates to MAAKMLAFDVSAREKLLKGVDTLANAVKVTLGPRGRNVVLEKSWGSPTVTKDGVTVAKEVELDDKFENMGAKLVKEVASKTSDVAGDGTTTATVLAQVIAHLGIKNVTAGTDPMAIKRGMDKAVKIIIDQLKKDSRPVSGKKEIAQVGAISANNDETIGNLLADAMEKVGKDGVITVEEAKSMETTLDVVEGMQFDRGYLSPYFVTNSDNMECVLEEPLILIHDKKISAMKDLLPLLEKIVQMGKSFLIIAEDLEGEALSTLVVNKLRGTLKVAAVKAPGFGDRRKAMLEDIAVLTGGIVISEEAGFKLENTTLDSLGKAKRVVIDKENTTIIEGSGKAEDIKGRINQIRRQIEETTSDYDREKLQERLAKLAGGVAVLKIGAATETEMKEKKARVEDALHATRAAVEEGVVPGGGVALIRAAAALEKEKFDQDEHIGLEIIRRACEEPLRLIATNAGKEASVIANEVKKNKDAYGYNAYSDKFEDLIKAGVIDPTKVTRTALENASSIASLILTTECIISEKPEKKEKGAPGAGMPGAGMDEY